The proteins below come from a single Bactrocera dorsalis isolate Fly_Bdor chromosome 5, ASM2337382v1, whole genome shotgun sequence genomic window:
- the LOC105231407 gene encoding uncharacterized protein LOC105231407 isoform X2 codes for MPAITSEATRPAPTRCLRPIRATVLAAATAAASLLTSAATVAAAAAAAATTSSTTTTTATATATAGIASYNHNSISTQQPDALERRLQPDVDTDTGGGSRVGVNVDLTAASVAALPSRLANKLLTNFLPAIDAVTNATTTNTLTSSSHSSTISSSSSSGISNRGAAVTYPTFRPPSIENLVASSAEDLSNFRDVSFDIFDDDDDLFGSPLAFDASDNGLWNGRFVPPPPRPPFLVDEPVLSDGLTTCDLCSWAMPTKSTFMFEGTIEKASELGWPLTLIIVSVLSALLGAIVMVTVVRCRRKKPTNNRNETHVQWWSRNKRTNGSNNNNHLRRSNIYTAHPADSVRGLQQPSLSAASSLTTMTAMGASAGPLHSNAVTPNATQPPQLPHQQQQQQQQQYYHHPYQQHQASLHRSISGHQRAPDYEYEHEYHQPQELQLQLQHQRQHSSSLSSLSDTPTLPVTVANNNKSRTLQLQHQPLQHHHQQQQQQHSQHQQQAAYNVSDGVTVGFGAGVVGVGVGMSRRGTGEMCDESACRWPNATIVVAS; via the exons atgccTGCCATAACAAGTGAAGCGACAAGACCCGCGCCCACCCGCTGCCTACGGCCAATCAGAGCGACAGTGCTTGCCGCAGCGACAGCAGCCGCCTCACTGCTCACATCCGCAGCAAcagtggcagcggcagcagcagcagctgcgaCAACATcgtccacaacaacaactacagcaacagcaacggcaACAGCCGGCATCGCCAGCTACAACCACAATAGCATATCAACTCAACAGCCGGATGCTTTGGAGCGACGACTGCAACCAGATGTCGATACGGACACCGGAGGTGGAAGTAGAGTAGGCGTAAATGTTGATCTAACTGCCGCCTCCGTTGCCGCACTGCCCAGCCGCCTCGCCAATAAGTTGCTAACCAATTTTCTGCCTGCCATCGATGCCGTCACAAAtgccaccaccaccaacacACTCACCAGCAGCAGCCACAGCAGCACTATCAGTAGTAGTAGCAGTAGTGGTATTAGCAATCGTGGTGCTGCTGTCACATATCCAACCTTCCGGCCGCCGAGTATAGAGAATCTTGTCGCAAGTTCAGCTGAGGATTTGAGCAATTTTCGTGATGTGTCCTTCGATATATTCGACGACGATGACGATTTGTTTGGCTCGCCATTGGCATTTGATGCTTCCGATAATGGCTTGTGGAATGGCCGTTTCGTGCCGCCACCACCCCGTCCACCATTCCTAGTCGATGAGCCGGTGCTGAGTGATGGACTGACAACGTGTGATTTGTGCTCATGGGCCATGCCAACGAAGAGTACATTCATGTTCGAGGGCACAATAG AAAAAGCTTCCGAATTGGGCTGGCCCTTGACGCTGATTATCGTTTCGGTGCTGTCAGCATTGCTGGGAGCGATTGTCATGGTGACGGTTGTGCGCTGCAGAAG GAAAAAACCCACGAACAACCGTAACG agaCGCATGTGCAATGGTGGTCACGCAACAAGCGCACcaacggcagcaacaacaacaatcatttGCGCCGCAGCAATATTTATACAGCACATCCAGCGGATAGTGTGCGCGGCTTGCAGCAGCCATCGCTGTCGGCCGCCTCATCGCTGACCACAATGACCGCAATGGGCGCATCAGCGGGACCCCTGCATTCGAACGCGGTCACGCCGAATGCCACGCAGCCGCCACAGCTgccacaccaacaacagcaacagcagcaacaacaatactacCACCATCCATATCAACAGCATCAAGCGTCGCTACACCGCAGCATCAGCGGTCATCAGCGCGCGCCCGATTATGAATACGAGCACGAATACCATCAACCGCAGGAGCTGCAATTGCAGCTGCAACATCAACGCCAACACAGCTCGTCGCTGTCATCGCTGTCCGACACGCCAACCCTACCGGTGACGGTGGCGAACAACAATAAATCGCGCACGCTGCAACTGCAACATCAGCCGTTGCAACACCaccatcagcagcaacaacaacaacactcacAGCACCAGCAGCAAGCGGCCTACAATGTGTCCGATGGTGTGACAGTTGGCTTCGGCGCGGGTGTGGTTGGTGTCGGTGTGGGCATGAGCCGGCGCGGCACTGGCGAAATGTGTGACGAGTCCGCATGTCGTTGGCCGAATGCAACAATTGTGGTGGCCAGCTGA
- the LOC105231407 gene encoding uncharacterized protein LOC105231407 isoform X1, whose protein sequence is MPAITSEATRPAPTRCLRPIRATVLAAATAAASLLTSAATVAAAAAAAATTSSTTTTTATATATAGIASYNHNSISTQQPDALERRLQPDVDTDTGGGSRVGVNVDLTAASVAALPSRLANKLLTNFLPAIDAVTNATTTNTLTSSSHSSTISSSSSSGISNRGAAVTYPTFRPPSIENLVASSAEDLSNFRDVSFDIFDDDDDLFGSPLAFDASDNGLWNGRFVPPPPRPPFLVDEPVLSDGLTTCDLCSWAMPTKSTFMFEGTIEKASELGWPLTLIIVSVLSALLGAIVMVTVVRCRRKKPTNNRNGKCTKLADDDPTPYIQQQHHHHHHHHNNQQLQYNQHLNHHYPYQHQHNQNLNQYVHEHHRHLYPTAYRNLHAQYPSLSSHHNAMTAHHHQQQQQHHQTIQQQHKRLPQPLPMHYVSNSCSSSSLTNDSQSTQRTSLSTIYRPPSYYSSATVHAGTVALTKAAQKQKLLKQRIDMFTRSLPPPPSPPREAHHDAVIERRSCSSIASHSGSSGSGSSRRGDDESICSDSYAESSVAYEEPTTLEIDASPVEEADMPIVEAAVMVAARSTEKF, encoded by the exons atgccTGCCATAACAAGTGAAGCGACAAGACCCGCGCCCACCCGCTGCCTACGGCCAATCAGAGCGACAGTGCTTGCCGCAGCGACAGCAGCCGCCTCACTGCTCACATCCGCAGCAAcagtggcagcggcagcagcagcagctgcgaCAACATcgtccacaacaacaactacagcaacagcaacggcaACAGCCGGCATCGCCAGCTACAACCACAATAGCATATCAACTCAACAGCCGGATGCTTTGGAGCGACGACTGCAACCAGATGTCGATACGGACACCGGAGGTGGAAGTAGAGTAGGCGTAAATGTTGATCTAACTGCCGCCTCCGTTGCCGCACTGCCCAGCCGCCTCGCCAATAAGTTGCTAACCAATTTTCTGCCTGCCATCGATGCCGTCACAAAtgccaccaccaccaacacACTCACCAGCAGCAGCCACAGCAGCACTATCAGTAGTAGTAGCAGTAGTGGTATTAGCAATCGTGGTGCTGCTGTCACATATCCAACCTTCCGGCCGCCGAGTATAGAGAATCTTGTCGCAAGTTCAGCTGAGGATTTGAGCAATTTTCGTGATGTGTCCTTCGATATATTCGACGACGATGACGATTTGTTTGGCTCGCCATTGGCATTTGATGCTTCCGATAATGGCTTGTGGAATGGCCGTTTCGTGCCGCCACCACCCCGTCCACCATTCCTAGTCGATGAGCCGGTGCTGAGTGATGGACTGACAACGTGTGATTTGTGCTCATGGGCCATGCCAACGAAGAGTACATTCATGTTCGAGGGCACAATAG AAAAAGCTTCCGAATTGGGCTGGCCCTTGACGCTGATTATCGTTTCGGTGCTGTCAGCATTGCTGGGAGCGATTGTCATGGTGACGGTTGTGCGCTGCAGAAG GAAAAAACCCACGAACAACCGTAACGGTAAGTGTACTAAACTTGCTGACGACGATCCGACACCCTAtatccaacaacaacaccaccaccaccaccatcatcACAATAACCAACAACTACAATATAACCAACACCTTAACCATCATTATCCAtaccaacaccaacacaaccAAAACCTCAACCAATATGTACACGAACACCACCGACATTTGTATCCCACTGCCTACCGTAACCTACACGCACAGTATCCGTCGTTGTCTAGCCACCATAACGCCATGACAGCACAccatcaccaacaacaacaacaacatcatcaaacaatacaacaacaacacaagcgtTTACCTCAACCGCTGCCAATGCATTATGTGAGCAATAGTTGCTCTTCCTCGTCGCTGACGAATGACAGCCAAAGCACGCAACGCACCAGTCTGTCGACCATATATCGGCCACCAAGCTACTACAGCAGCGCTACGGTGCACGCTGGCACAGTGGCACTGACCAAGGCggcacaaaagcaaaaattactAAAACAACGTATTGATATGTTTACGCGTTCGCTGCCACCGCCACCATCGCCACCAAGGGAGGCGCATCACGATGCGGTGATCGAGCGGCGGAGCTGCAGTAGCATTGCGAGTCACAGTGGTAGTAGTGGTAGTGGCAGTAGTAGAAGGGGCGATGATGAGAGCATTTGCAGTGACAGTTATGCCGAATCGTCGGTGGCTTACGAAGAGCCGACGACGCTGGAGATTGATGCGTCACCGGTCGAAGAAGCTGATATGCCCATAGTTGAAGCGGCGGTTATGGTGGCTGCGCGCAGCACTGAGAAATTCTGA